The Nitrospirota bacterium genomic sequence TTCATCGCCGCTGCGGTTCTGCTGGTGATCAGGTCTCTCGTCGTCAGGCTCATTCATCGCTGGGCGCAGAGGACGTCAGCGACGTTCGACGACATGATCCTCTCGTCTTTGAAGGGTCCGTCCATCCTGTGGATCGTCGCCCTCGGCATCTACCTCGGCATTGCCTTCTCCGACCTCTCTGAGCGGTATGCGTCCTACCTGTTCAAGGCCATTCACGTTATCCTCATCCTGTCCGTGACCTTTGCCGCCGCGAACCTGTCCGGCAGGGTATTCAAATATTACATTCTGCAGTCCAACCTCCCGCATCCGACGACCGGCCTCGCGTACGGACTGCTGAAGGGCAGCATCATCTCGCTCGGGGTGCTCGTGGTCCTGGGCGTCATGGGCATTTCCATCACCCCGATCATCACGGCACTGGGCGTGGGCGGCCTTGCCGTGGCACTTGCGCTCCAGGACACCCTGGCGAATCTTTTCGCCGGCATCCACGTGCTGATGGAAAAATCGATACGCGTCGGCGATTTCATCAGGCTCGAGACCGGGCAGGAGGGCTACGTGCAGGACATCACCTGGAGGACCACGAGGGTCAGGATGCTGCCGAACAACATCGTCGTGATCCCGAACAGCAAGCTGGCGCAGAGCGTTGTCACGAACTATTACCTGCCGGAGAAGAAGATGTCCCTCTCGATTCCCGTCAGCGTGAGCTATTCATCCGACCCCGAGCAGGTGGAGCGGACCCTGGTAGAAGAGGCCAAAAAAGGCGCGGCGGACATCCCCGGCCTGCTCGCGGATCCGGAACCCTTTGTCCGGTTCATTCCCGGTTTCGGCGCCA encodes the following:
- a CDS encoding mechanosensitive ion channel family protein, producing FIAAAVLLVIRSLVVRLIHRWAQRTSATFDDMILSSLKGPSILWIVALGIYLGIAFSDLSERYASYLFKAIHVILILSVTFAAANLSGRVFKYYILQSNLPHPTTGLAYGLLKGSIISLGVLVVLGVMGISITPIITALGVGGLAVALALQDTLANLFAGIHVLMEKSIRVGDFIRLETGQEGYVQDITWRTTRVRMLPNNIVVIPNSKLAQSVVTNYYLPEKKMSLSIPVSVSYSSDPEQVERTLVEEAKKGAADIPGLLADPEPFVRFIPGFGASSLDFTLNCQVAEFTDQYLAQHELRKRILKRFRESGIEIPYPHRTVYLREEKERNT